The following are encoded together in the Iodobacter fluviatilis genome:
- a CDS encoding AI-2E family transporter codes for MRIQSSDLIEPLAALLAMGALIWLGLMIMSPFLASVIWAAILVYSTWRPFQWLVRLCRGRRFMAALLLISALLTFLVLPLLLAGVEFASQAGFLIKTVRLQFEAGWPVLPAWVSTFPYLGELLNGFWLKLGQGDPQLLERIRGLSGPVAAGLLRFGGIVGGGFLLLALSLIVAFFFYLHGESAAAWLKGAMRRIAGDKAESLLNVAGGTVRGVVYGFLGTALVQGILAWFGFLIAGVPNSLTLGFASCFLSLLPGGPGLIGLPAAAWLYQQGHTGWAVFLAIWMVVVVGTADNVVKPLFIGKESDLPFILILFGVLGGALAFGLLGVFLGPTLLAVCYTLLGSWVKGAESV; via the coding sequence ATGCGAATTCAAAGTTCTGATTTAATTGAGCCATTAGCTGCACTGCTGGCTATGGGAGCGCTTATATGGCTTGGCTTGATGATCATGTCTCCCTTTTTAGCTTCGGTAATTTGGGCCGCTATTTTGGTTTACTCCACATGGAGACCTTTTCAGTGGCTAGTTAGGCTGTGCCGAGGCCGCCGCTTTATGGCTGCTTTGCTGCTTATTAGCGCCTTACTGACTTTTTTGGTTTTGCCTTTGTTACTCGCTGGGGTTGAATTTGCGAGCCAAGCTGGTTTTTTAATTAAAACAGTAAGACTGCAATTTGAAGCGGGCTGGCCTGTTTTACCTGCATGGGTTAGTACCTTTCCTTATCTTGGTGAATTGCTAAATGGTTTCTGGCTTAAATTAGGTCAAGGAGACCCTCAGCTATTGGAGCGTATTCGAGGCTTGAGCGGCCCTGTCGCTGCAGGTTTATTACGCTTTGGTGGGATTGTTGGTGGTGGATTTTTGTTATTGGCTTTAAGTTTAATTGTGGCTTTTTTCTTTTATCTGCATGGTGAAAGCGCTGCCGCATGGTTGAAAGGGGCAATGCGGCGTATTGCGGGGGATAAAGCAGAGTCATTGTTGAATGTCGCGGGCGGTACAGTAAGAGGGGTTGTTTATGGCTTCTTAGGTACAGCCTTAGTGCAAGGCATATTGGCTTGGTTTGGTTTTTTAATTGCTGGCGTACCTAATTCATTAACACTTGGCTTCGCTAGTTGCTTTTTGTCTTTATTACCAGGTGGGCCAGGTTTAATTGGTTTACCTGCGGCGGCGTGGTTGTATCAACAGGGACATACAGGCTGGGCGGTGTTTCTAGCCATATGGATGGTGGTGGTGGTGGGTACTGCAGATAATGTGGTTAAGCCGCTCTTTATTGGTAAGGAAAGCGATTTACCCTTTATTTTGATTTTATTTGGTGTATTGGGTGGTGCTTTGGCATTTGGTTTATTAGGCGTGTTTTTAGGCCCAACCCTGCTGGCCGTTTGCTATACCTTGCTGGGAAGCTGGGTTAAAGGGGCTGAAAGTGTTTGA